From the Paludisphaera mucosa genome, one window contains:
- a CDS encoding AI-2E family transporter, protein MNATPAGPTDPLAERVDVAADAPADAAGLPEDATTAAGLLERASEMSGVRSLAFILIIVATSLYLLERLEPVLRPLLIAVLLCYLFLPFYNRLRRRVRPVVAFLIISLGFTTGILALGRMVYHDVVSIDQKRPYYQEREAQLERKFRKAVESLTPAFARHRGAGEDATVGDSLTDELSQRLVRGTASAFVSISLESVVIAFYMIFLLQSASGLPGRIRSSFSSQRAGRIMAIVESINRAISEYLLVKVKASLLVAVPVWALCMAFGVTGAATWAVLAFFGNFLPYIGPLIAIVPPLAIALLEFPTLWPPLAFAVILLTINGVTSNLIEPAMTGRALGVNPLVVLIGLAFWSLLWGFVGMVLAVPLTVIFKIILEHTPAARPIARLISDQDLQ, encoded by the coding sequence TTGAACGCGACCCCTGCCGGACCGACCGACCCTCTCGCTGAACGGGTCGACGTTGCCGCAGACGCGCCGGCCGATGCGGCGGGACTACCGGAAGACGCTACCACCGCCGCGGGGCTGCTGGAGCGGGCTTCCGAGATGAGCGGAGTCCGTTCGCTCGCCTTCATCCTGATCATCGTGGCCACGAGTCTGTACCTCCTCGAACGACTGGAGCCGGTCCTCCGGCCGTTGCTGATCGCGGTGCTCCTATGCTACCTATTCCTGCCGTTCTACAACCGGCTGCGTCGCCGGGTCCGCCCGGTGGTCGCCTTCCTGATCATCAGCCTCGGGTTTACTACGGGGATCCTCGCCCTGGGCCGAATGGTCTATCACGACGTCGTCAGCATCGATCAGAAACGCCCCTATTATCAGGAGCGTGAAGCCCAACTCGAGCGGAAGTTCCGCAAGGCAGTCGAATCGTTGACTCCGGCGTTCGCACGCCATCGCGGTGCCGGCGAGGACGCCACGGTCGGCGACTCGCTGACCGACGAACTATCCCAGAGGCTTGTGCGGGGGACGGCCTCGGCTTTCGTATCGATTAGCCTGGAGTCAGTGGTGATCGCCTTTTACATGATCTTCCTGCTGCAGTCGGCGTCCGGGCTACCTGGGCGGATTCGCTCCAGCTTCTCCTCGCAACGCGCCGGGCGGATCATGGCGATCGTGGAATCGATCAACCGGGCGATATCGGAATATCTGCTGGTGAAGGTCAAGGCGAGCCTGCTGGTGGCCGTGCCGGTGTGGGCGCTGTGCATGGCGTTCGGCGTCACCGGCGCGGCGACTTGGGCCGTGCTCGCGTTCTTCGGCAACTTCCTACCTTACATCGGACCCCTGATCGCGATCGTCCCGCCGCTGGCCATCGCTCTGCTCGAATTCCCGACCTTATGGCCGCCGCTCGCCTTCGCAGTGATCTTGCTGACGATCAACGGGGTGACGTCGAACCTGATCGAGCCCGCGATGACGGGCAGGGCGTTAGGAGTGAATCCCCTGGTCGTGCTCATCGGTCTGGCCTTCTGGAGCCTACTCTGGGGGTTCGTCGGGATGGTTCTCGCGGTCCCCTTGACGGTCATCTTCAAGATCATCCTGGAGCATACTCCGGCAGCACGTCCCATCGCTCGCTTGATCTCGGACCAGGATTTGCAGTAA
- a CDS encoding lysophospholipid acyltransferase family protein, whose protein sequence is MARPARVELKANAQEARPPGSLPRRSAWFFRGFRKYARRYVAKNFHALRVDRDGLPTDPPPGPAIVVMSHASWWDPMIGLILSESFGPSRAHYAPMDEEGLKQYPILERVGIFGVELETARGGIAFLRRSSAVLTRPESMLWVTPQGRFVDVRERPIRFKQGIGRLLHRTSHASVVPLAVEYPFWNDRRPEVLARFGAWISIEERVSLSAKAWTKRLETSLGETQDRLAESSLGRDPGRFQTVVRGSSGVGGVYDLGRRLRSAFRGESFTSEHLVEQPSHGPRT, encoded by the coding sequence ATGGCCCGCCCCGCGCGAGTCGAACTGAAGGCGAACGCCCAGGAGGCACGCCCCCCCGGCTCCCTGCCCCGCCGCTCGGCCTGGTTCTTCCGGGGCTTTCGGAAATACGCCCGCCGGTATGTGGCCAAAAACTTCCACGCGCTCCGCGTCGATCGCGACGGCTTGCCGACCGACCCTCCGCCCGGTCCCGCGATCGTCGTAATGAGTCATGCCTCGTGGTGGGATCCGATGATCGGATTGATCCTGTCCGAGTCGTTCGGCCCCTCGCGAGCCCACTACGCCCCGATGGACGAGGAGGGCTTGAAGCAGTATCCGATCCTTGAGCGGGTCGGCATCTTCGGCGTCGAGTTGGAGACCGCTCGCGGCGGGATCGCCTTCCTGCGCCGCTCTTCGGCGGTCCTGACCCGTCCCGAGTCCATGCTCTGGGTCACGCCCCAGGGCCGCTTCGTCGACGTCCGCGAGCGCCCGATCCGATTCAAGCAAGGGATCGGCAGGCTCCTTCACCGAACTTCGCACGCCTCCGTCGTCCCGCTCGCCGTCGAATATCCGTTCTGGAACGATCGCCGGCCCGAAGTGCTCGCGCGTTTCGGCGCCTGGATCTCAATCGAGGAGAGAGTCTCCCTCTCGGCGAAAGCCTGGACGAAGCGGCTTGAGACCTCGCTGGGCGAGACCCAGGATCGTCTGGCGGAGTCGAGCCTGGGGCGCGATCCTGGACGCTTCCAGACAGTGGTGAGAGGCTCGTCGGGAGTCGGCGGTGTCTACGACCTGGGTCGGCGGCTGCGGTCGGCCTTCCGGGGCGAATCGTTCACGTCCGAACATCTCGTCGAACAACCCTCCCACGGTCCTCGAACATGA
- a CDS encoding PrkA family serine protein kinase, translating into MSAGSELISLIARRQNPDEYKQKHWTGSFAEYLDLVRQDPNVTRTAYQRLYDMIISKGTEEIAVNKEKLVRYKFFDDPDDGGQDAIFGLERTMISLVNVLKSAAHGYGTERRVLLLHGPVGSSKSTLARLLKKGLERYSHTEDGRLFSFGWKDVGPEGEETLHECPMHEEPLHLIPQNDRAELLSQLADGRSHVYDLNVVGDLCPFCRQMFNDRMERYAGDWAKVVQDVRVRRLILSEQDRVGIGTFQPKDEKNQDATELTGDINYRKIAEYGTESDPRAFNFDGEFNISNRGIIEFIEVLKLDVAFLYDLLGASQEHKIKPKKFAQTDIDEVIIGHTNEPEYKKLQSNEFMEALRDRTVKIDVPYVTRLTDEIHIYEKDYNERKVRGKRLAPHTLEVAAMWAVLTRLEEPKNAGLTLMQKMKLYNGKTLPGFTEDNIKELREESEREGMLGISPRYVQDKISNALVAHPTERSINPFMVLNELESGLKHHSLINSDETRKHYRHLLSLVKEEYEDIVKNEVQRAIAADEDALTRLCGNYIDNVKAYTQREKVKNKYTGQTEEPDERLMRSIEEKIDIPESRKDDFRREIMNYIGALALDGRKFDYRTNERLQKALELKLFQDQKDTIKLTTMISSVVDKDTQEKIDIVKARLIRSYGYDDDSATDVLNYVASIFARGDVKRGGH; encoded by the coding sequence ATGTCCGCAGGATCGGAACTCATCTCGCTGATCGCCCGGCGCCAGAACCCCGACGAATACAAGCAGAAGCACTGGACCGGCAGCTTCGCGGAATATCTCGACCTCGTCCGCCAGGATCCCAACGTCACCCGAACCGCCTACCAGCGGCTTTATGACATGATCATCAGCAAGGGGACCGAGGAGATCGCCGTCAACAAGGAGAAGCTGGTCCGCTACAAATTCTTCGACGACCCCGACGACGGCGGCCAGGACGCCATATTCGGCCTCGAACGGACGATGATCAGCCTCGTGAACGTCCTCAAGAGCGCCGCGCACGGCTACGGCACCGAACGTCGCGTGCTCTTGCTCCACGGTCCCGTCGGAAGTTCCAAGAGCACGTTGGCGCGTTTGCTGAAGAAGGGCCTCGAACGCTACTCCCACACCGAGGACGGCCGACTCTTCAGCTTCGGTTGGAAGGACGTCGGCCCCGAAGGCGAGGAGACGCTCCACGAGTGCCCGATGCACGAGGAGCCGCTCCACCTCATCCCCCAGAACGACCGCGCCGAGTTGCTCTCTCAGCTCGCCGACGGACGCAGCCACGTATACGACCTCAACGTCGTCGGCGACCTGTGCCCGTTCTGCCGCCAGATGTTCAACGACCGCATGGAGCGTTACGCCGGCGACTGGGCCAAGGTCGTCCAGGACGTCCGGGTGCGCCGCCTGATCCTCTCCGAGCAGGATCGGGTGGGCATTGGCACATTCCAGCCCAAGGACGAGAAGAATCAGGACGCCACCGAGCTGACCGGCGACATCAACTATCGCAAGATCGCCGAGTACGGCACCGAGAGCGACCCCCGGGCGTTCAATTTCGACGGCGAGTTCAACATATCCAACCGCGGCATCATCGAATTCATCGAGGTCCTCAAGCTCGACGTCGCCTTCCTGTACGACCTCCTGGGCGCGAGCCAGGAGCACAAGATCAAGCCCAAGAAATTCGCCCAGACCGACATCGACGAGGTGATCATCGGGCATACCAATGAGCCCGAATACAAGAAGCTGCAGTCCAACGAGTTTATGGAGGCGCTTCGGGACCGTACGGTCAAGATCGACGTCCCTTACGTCACGCGGCTCACCGACGAGATCCACATTTACGAGAAGGACTACAACGAGCGCAAGGTGCGCGGCAAAAGGCTGGCGCCGCACACGCTCGAAGTCGCCGCGATGTGGGCCGTCCTGACGAGGCTCGAGGAGCCCAAAAACGCAGGCCTGACCCTCATGCAGAAGATGAAGCTCTACAACGGCAAGACCCTGCCCGGCTTCACCGAGGATAACATCAAGGAGCTTCGGGAAGAGTCCGAGCGCGAGGGCATGCTGGGCATCAGCCCGCGCTACGTCCAGGACAAGATCTCGAACGCCCTGGTCGCCCACCCCACCGAGCGGTCCATCAACCCGTTCATGGTTCTGAACGAGCTGGAGTCCGGCCTCAAACACCATTCGTTGATCAACAGCGACGAGACGCGAAAGCACTATCGTCACCTACTCTCGTTGGTCAAAGAAGAGTATGAGGACATCGTCAAGAACGAGGTCCAGCGAGCCATCGCCGCCGACGAGGACGCCCTGACCCGGCTGTGCGGCAACTACATCGACAACGTCAAGGCGTACACCCAGCGCGAGAAGGTCAAGAACAAGTACACCGGCCAGACCGAGGAGCCCGACGAGCGACTGATGCGGTCGATCGAGGAGAAGATTGACATTCCGGAGAGCCGCAAGGACGACTTCCGGCGCGAGATCATGAACTACATCGGGGCCCTCGCCCTCGACGGCCGGAAGTTCGACTACCGGACGAACGAGCGGCTCCAGAAGGCCCTGGAATTGAAGCTGTTCCAGGATCAGAAGGACACGATCAAGCTGACGACGATGATCTCCAGCGTCGTCGACAAGGACACGCAGGAGAAGATCGACATCGTCAAGGCGCGACTCATCCGGAGCTACGGCTACGACGACGATTCGGCGACCGACGTCCTCAACTACGTCGCCAGCATCTTCGCGAGGGGCGACGTCAAACGCGGCGGCCACTGA
- a CDS encoding DUF444 family protein, whose amino-acid sequence MVRKIDRDASRFKQIVRGKIKSDLRKYITHGELIGKSGGEFVSIPLPQIEIPEFRYGEKNRGGVGQGPGDVGTPIGRSDDGDSGSGAGEAPGHHILEVELTLDDLAQILGEELALPRIQPKGRANIIEEKDKYTGIRQTGPESLRHFKRTYKKALKRQIASSQYDPRDPLVIPIREDKLYRSWNPITSPQFNAVVLYLMDVSGSMTDDQKEIVRTEAFWIDTWLKSQYDGVTTRYIIHDAVAREVDEHTFYHTRESGGTRISSAYNLANKLIEEFHSPMDWNIYVLHFSDGDNWGEDNRQCIGLLRDQLLPKCNLFCYGQVESPYGSGEFYRELEEAFDEVPNMALSEIRNKEGIYESIKEFLGRGR is encoded by the coding sequence GTGGTGCGAAAAATCGATCGCGACGCCAGTCGTTTCAAGCAGATCGTCCGGGGCAAGATCAAGTCCGACCTGCGCAAGTACATCACGCACGGCGAGCTGATCGGCAAGTCGGGCGGCGAATTCGTGTCGATCCCGCTCCCCCAGATCGAGATCCCCGAGTTCCGCTACGGCGAGAAGAACCGCGGCGGGGTGGGGCAGGGGCCCGGTGACGTCGGCACGCCGATCGGCCGCTCCGACGACGGCGACTCGGGCTCGGGCGCCGGAGAGGCCCCCGGTCATCACATCCTCGAAGTGGAGCTGACGCTCGACGACCTGGCCCAGATCCTGGGCGAGGAGCTCGCCCTGCCGCGGATCCAGCCCAAGGGACGGGCCAACATCATCGAGGAGAAAGACAAGTACACCGGCATCCGCCAGACCGGCCCGGAGAGCCTCCGCCACTTCAAGCGGACCTACAAGAAGGCCCTCAAACGCCAGATCGCTTCGAGCCAGTACGACCCCCGCGACCCGTTGGTGATCCCGATCCGCGAGGACAAACTCTATCGCTCGTGGAACCCGATCACGTCGCCCCAGTTCAACGCCGTCGTGCTCTACCTGATGGACGTCTCCGGCTCGATGACCGACGATCAGAAGGAGATCGTCCGGACCGAGGCCTTCTGGATCGACACCTGGCTCAAGAGCCAGTATGACGGCGTGACGACCCGTTACATCATCCACGACGCGGTCGCCCGCGAGGTCGACGAGCACACCTTCTATCACACCCGAGAGAGCGGCGGGACGCGGATCAGCTCGGCGTACAACCTGGCGAACAAGCTCATCGAGGAGTTCCATTCGCCGATGGACTGGAACATCTACGTCCTGCACTTCTCCGACGGCGACAACTGGGGCGAGGACAACCGCCAGTGCATCGGGCTGCTCCGCGATCAGCTCCTGCCGAAGTGCAACCTCTTCTGCTACGGCCAGGTCGAGAGCCCCTACGGGTCCGGCGAGTTCTATCGCGAGCTGGAAGAGGCGTTCGACGAGGTCCCCAACATGGCGCTCTCGGAGATCCGCAACAAGGAAGGCATCTACGAATCGATCAAGGAATTCCTGGGGCGGGGACGCTAG
- the crtI gene encoding phytoene desaturase family protein, protein MPGNKRVVVVGAGPGGLAAAMLLSAAGCSVKVLERLPHVGGRTSSFEADGFRFDLGPTFFLYPRVLESIFAAVGRDLHRETKMVRLDPQYHLVFGAGGEVRATPDLERMEREIGRLSPHDASQLRRFLADNRVKMDQFRAVLESPFLRFRDMMSPKLARMLPLLRPWLSLDGELKRYFRDPRIRLAMTFQSKYLGMSPFNCPSLFSILSFLEYEYGVFHPIGGCGAVSEAMARVAEDQGTSISLDDEVEEILFEGKKAVAVRSRSGVHACDALVINADFARAMTRLVPDALRPRWSDRKIARKKFSCSTYMLYLGIEGRYDDLSHHTIYLAKDYLENLSDIESRHVLSRDPSFYVQNACITDPSLAPEGKSTLYVLLPVTHQHANVDWESESPRFRELAIHQLRKIGLEDVESRIVFERQVTPANWDQDYEIHLGATFNLAHSLSQMLYLRPRNRFENLKSVYLVGGGTHPGSGLPVIFESAKITAKLVGQDLGVPVSLGSDDGLLSSSVNLFPAPHAGVGIPEEVDR, encoded by the coding sequence ATGCCTGGGAACAAACGAGTCGTCGTCGTCGGGGCGGGGCCGGGAGGGTTGGCCGCCGCCATGCTGCTCTCGGCGGCCGGCTGCTCCGTCAAGGTCCTCGAGCGTCTGCCGCATGTCGGCGGCCGGACGTCCTCATTCGAGGCCGACGGCTTCCGCTTCGACCTCGGCCCGACGTTCTTTCTCTATCCCCGAGTGTTGGAGTCGATTTTCGCCGCGGTCGGCCGCGATCTTCACCGCGAGACGAAGATGGTCCGGCTCGATCCGCAATATCACCTGGTATTCGGCGCGGGCGGGGAAGTCCGTGCGACGCCCGATCTCGAGCGGATGGAGCGCGAGATCGGCCGCCTATCGCCGCATGACGCCAGCCAGCTGCGTCGCTTCCTTGCGGACAACCGCGTGAAGATGGACCAGTTCCGAGCGGTGCTGGAGTCGCCCTTCCTCCGCTTCCGCGACATGATGTCGCCGAAACTCGCCAGGATGCTCCCCCTGCTGCGGCCCTGGCTCTCGCTGGACGGGGAGCTGAAACGCTACTTCCGCGACCCCCGCATCCGGCTTGCGATGACATTCCAGTCGAAGTACTTGGGGATGTCCCCTTTCAATTGCCCGAGCCTCTTCTCGATCCTCTCGTTCCTCGAATACGAATACGGCGTCTTCCACCCCATCGGCGGCTGCGGGGCGGTTTCCGAAGCCATGGCGAGGGTCGCAGAGGATCAGGGGACGTCGATCTCTCTGGACGACGAGGTCGAGGAGATCCTCTTCGAGGGCAAGAAGGCGGTAGCCGTGCGTTCGCGGTCTGGCGTCCATGCCTGCGACGCGCTGGTCATCAACGCCGACTTCGCCCGAGCCATGACCAGGCTGGTGCCCGACGCCCTGCGGCCACGCTGGTCCGACCGCAAGATCGCCCGCAAGAAGTTCTCCTGCTCGACCTACATGCTCTACCTGGGGATCGAGGGCCGTTACGACGACCTGTCCCACCATACGATCTACCTGGCGAAGGACTATCTGGAGAACCTCTCCGACATAGAATCCCGCCACGTCCTCTCGCGCGACCCCTCGTTCTACGTCCAGAACGCCTGCATCACCGACCCGTCGCTGGCGCCCGAGGGCAAGAGCACACTGTACGTGCTGCTGCCTGTCACACACCAGCACGCCAATGTGGACTGGGAGAGCGAGTCCCCCCGATTTCGCGAGCTGGCGATCCACCAGCTCAGGAAGATCGGGCTCGAAGACGTCGAGTCGCGGATCGTTTTCGAGCGCCAGGTCACGCCTGCGAACTGGGACCAGGATTACGAGATCCACCTCGGCGCTACGTTCAACCTGGCCCACAGCCTGTCGCAGATGCTTTATCTGCGGCCCCGGAATCGCTTCGAAAACCTGAAATCAGTCTATCTGGTTGGCGGCGGCACGCACCCGGGGAGCGGACTGCCGGTGATCTTCGAGTCGGCGAAGATCACGGCTAAGCTCGTCGGCCAGGACTTGGGCGTCCCGGTCTCTCTCGGGAGCGACGACGGGCTGCTCTCCTCTTCGGTGAACCTGTTTCCCGCCCCTCACGCCGGCGTCGGAATTCCGGAGGAAGTGGATCGATGA
- a CDS encoding SDR family oxidoreductase, protein MSSQLHVARPELLATREGTAAERLKAVVVGGSGQIGGWLLRHLAARGHESVGTYSTRAYPGLIPLDAADGDAADRLIREKKPDVVFYPAGFTWVDGCERDRAKAYRANLEQPMAVARSAAAGGARFVYFSTDYVFDGVSGPYGEDAATNPLSVYAQAKFDAEGALAEALGGRLLTVRTCWVFGPERQGKNYAYQLIRNLSHGKTMTCPSDQISSPSYGPDVAKAVLALVEAGASGLVNVVGPEVMNRVAFSRSIASAFGLDEDLILGKPTAEIGQGAPRPLNSGLLIDRLESKLPGIMRPLDETLADFRAKLDDPALQTWVEPAIVWP, encoded by the coding sequence ATGTCTTCACAATTACATGTTGCGCGCCCGGAGTTGCTGGCGACGCGCGAGGGGACCGCGGCCGAGCGGCTGAAGGCGGTCGTCGTGGGAGGCTCGGGGCAGATCGGGGGCTGGCTGCTCCGCCACCTGGCAGCTCGAGGGCATGAGTCCGTCGGGACGTATTCAACCCGCGCCTATCCCGGCCTGATCCCGCTCGACGCGGCCGACGGCGATGCCGCGGATCGTCTCATCCGCGAGAAGAAGCCGGACGTCGTCTTCTATCCGGCCGGATTCACCTGGGTCGACGGCTGCGAGCGCGACCGAGCCAAGGCGTACAGGGCGAACCTTGAGCAACCCATGGCGGTCGCGCGATCGGCCGCCGCCGGCGGCGCCCGATTCGTGTACTTCTCAACCGACTACGTCTTCGACGGCGTGAGCGGTCCATATGGCGAAGATGCCGCGACCAATCCGCTGTCCGTCTACGCCCAGGCCAAATTCGACGCCGAAGGCGCGCTCGCGGAGGCCCTCGGCGGACGACTGCTGACGGTCCGGACGTGTTGGGTCTTCGGGCCCGAACGGCAGGGCAAGAACTACGCTTATCAACTCATCCGCAATCTCAGTCACGGCAAGACGATGACCTGTCCGAGCGACCAGATCTCCAGTCCCAGCTACGGCCCGGACGTGGCGAAAGCCGTCCTGGCGTTGGTGGAGGCAGGCGCCTCGGGCCTGGTCAACGTGGTCGGCCCCGAGGTTATGAACCGGGTGGCCTTCTCGCGTTCGATCGCCTCGGCTTTCGGCCTCGACGAAGACTTGATCCTCGGCAAGCCGACCGCCGAGATCGGCCAGGGCGCGCCTCGGCCGTTGAATTCGGGGCTCTTGATCGACCGTCTGGAGTCGAAACTCCCGGGGATCATGCGTCCGCTCGACGAGACGCTGGCCGACTTCCGGGCGAAGCTCGACGATCCGGCGCTGCAGACCTGGGTCGAGCCCGCCATTGTCTGGCCCTGA
- a CDS encoding serine/threonine-protein kinase: MHPIEVNPAALPAVPGYDLLRLIGEGGMGRVYLARQRTLGRTVCVKLLAMPQGEGCSGRRERFEREAKILAMVAHPHVLTILDFGTLPDDGPPYLVTEYIENGDLRKLLQKDRSITPARRRSILSQIGQALSYLHEKKILHRDLKPENILTPTDSLVKVADFGLAVLQEDRGRLTETHQGIGTLVYASPEQQNGGQVDARSDQYSLAAVSYELLTGKRPVGSFKSPSEIDSTLDRRVDGVVMKALSREPQDRYADLDTFLAELDGALAPRASTLGRALFAGALLAIAAAATAAYRGAWFQRPDPPPQILRLQPNPPPVDPFMPGAEPDPDFESSVEFRELTTIRAREIWVSQGSPRGEAGQAVSLANWVNAERQIREELKARAFDIWKAQGEPAGAAGDAVRGRNMRQALSELLKAARALHPELP, encoded by the coding sequence GTGCATCCGATCGAGGTCAATCCGGCGGCCCTGCCGGCCGTCCCGGGCTACGACCTCCTACGCCTTATCGGCGAGGGGGGCATGGGTCGCGTGTACCTCGCCCGCCAACGCACTCTGGGTCGCACGGTTTGCGTCAAACTCCTCGCCATGCCGCAAGGCGAAGGCTGCTCAGGGCGTCGCGAACGCTTCGAGCGCGAGGCCAAGATCCTGGCGATGGTCGCCCACCCCCACGTCTTGACGATACTCGACTTCGGGACGCTGCCCGACGACGGCCCCCCCTATCTCGTCACCGAATACATCGAAAACGGCGACCTCCGGAAGCTGCTGCAGAAGGATCGATCGATCACTCCTGCCAGGAGGCGGTCGATCCTCTCGCAGATCGGCCAGGCTTTGTCGTACCTCCACGAGAAGAAGATCCTGCATCGCGACCTAAAGCCCGAGAACATCCTGACCCCCACCGACTCCCTGGTTAAGGTCGCCGACTTCGGACTGGCTGTCCTGCAGGAGGATCGCGGCCGCCTTACCGAGACCCATCAGGGGATTGGAACCCTAGTCTATGCGTCTCCCGAACAGCAAAACGGGGGGCAGGTCGACGCGCGGTCCGACCAGTATTCACTGGCCGCGGTGTCCTATGAACTGCTGACGGGAAAGCGGCCCGTGGGCTCGTTCAAGAGCCCCTCCGAGATCGACTCGACCCTCGATCGACGCGTGGACGGCGTCGTCATGAAGGCGCTCTCGCGAGAACCCCAGGACCGCTACGCCGATCTCGACACATTCCTTGCAGAGCTCGACGGTGCGCTCGCCCCCCGGGCCTCGACTCTGGGTCGAGCATTGTTCGCCGGAGCCCTCCTCGCCATCGCGGCGGCGGCCACGGCCGCTTATCGTGGGGCCTGGTTTCAGAGACCGGATCCGCCGCCGCAGATCCTTCGCCTCCAGCCCAACCCGCCACCGGTCGATCCTTTCATGCCTGGGGCCGAGCCGGACCCGGACTTCGAATCGTCCGTTGAATTCCGCGAACTGACCACGATCCGCGCGCGCGAGATTTGGGTGTCCCAGGGGTCTCCGCGAGGCGAGGCCGGCCAGGCCGTCAGTCTCGCAAACTGGGTCAACGCGGAGCGACAGATCCGCGAAGAACTCAAGGCCCGGGCCTTCGACATCTGGAAGGCGCAGGGGGAACCGGCCGGCGCGGCGGGCGACGCCGTCAGGGGACGAAATATGCGTCAGGCGCTGTCCGAGCTCCTCAAGGCGGCTCGCGCCCTTCATCCCGAACTTCCCTGA
- a CDS encoding phytoene desaturase family protein, whose protein sequence is MSKTERVGIVGGGLAGLASACVLGARGYDVVLFDKNPWLGGKAAVLSEAGYRFDMGPTILLMPSVLARIFAEAGRDVKDGLDLIPLDPQWRSFFDDGSVLDLHADRPRMAEALDAFSTGGAASGEYGRFLDYSKRLDDISRRFYFWKSIGSVRDMFDPSSSFSVALLGDLMSMRPWSTVGKTVRSFVKDARVAQMLDHFTQYVGSSPDMSPAILCGIAHMQTGEGVWYPRGGTRAVAEALVKLAGELGVELVADASVEAIHTDDQGKVSGVILGDGRTVPLSAVVSNSDAVRTHRELLAGRPAAKRFEARRKYEPACSGVVMYLGLDRRYDQLRHHDFVFSRDPHEEFDYIYNKGEPAPDPTCYLCATAGTEPETAPPGGEALYVLVHTPYLRPHHDWKTLYPKYRRTILEKLVRTAGLTDLERHIKLERWLTPQDIHDRYRVLDGAIYGLASHGRLNGAFKPSNRSPDVPGLYLAGGAAHPGPGMPMVLMSGWIAADALDSDGLVAPVREAQSRSAPSAPPVGVS, encoded by the coding sequence ATGAGTAAAACGGAACGTGTCGGCATCGTCGGAGGTGGGCTGGCCGGGCTCGCCTCGGCGTGCGTCCTGGGCGCGCGGGGCTATGACGTCGTGCTCTTCGACAAGAATCCCTGGCTCGGTGGCAAGGCCGCCGTCCTGTCTGAGGCCGGATATCGGTTCGACATGGGACCGACGATCCTCCTGATGCCGTCCGTCCTCGCGAGGATCTTCGCCGAGGCGGGCCGCGACGTGAAGGACGGACTCGACCTCATCCCGCTCGACCCCCAATGGCGGTCTTTTTTCGACGACGGCTCCGTCCTCGACCTCCACGCCGACCGCCCGCGAATGGCCGAGGCGCTCGATGCTTTCTCAACCGGCGGGGCGGCTTCCGGGGAATATGGTCGATTCCTCGACTATTCGAAGCGGCTCGACGACATCTCGCGACGTTTCTACTTCTGGAAGTCGATCGGCTCGGTCCGGGACATGTTCGATCCGTCGTCGAGCTTCAGCGTGGCCCTTCTCGGCGACCTCATGAGCATGCGACCCTGGAGCACGGTAGGGAAGACGGTCCGGAGTTTCGTGAAGGATGCACGGGTCGCGCAGATGCTCGACCACTTCACCCAGTACGTCGGCTCTTCGCCCGACATGTCGCCGGCGATCCTATGCGGGATCGCCCACATGCAGACCGGTGAAGGCGTCTGGTATCCCCGCGGCGGAACTCGCGCAGTCGCCGAGGCCCTCGTCAAACTCGCCGGCGAATTGGGAGTCGAGTTGGTCGCAGACGCATCGGTGGAAGCGATCCACACCGACGATCAGGGCAAGGTCTCGGGCGTGATTCTGGGCGACGGGCGGACGGTCCCACTCTCGGCGGTCGTCTCAAACTCCGACGCCGTCCGCACCCATCGCGAGTTGCTGGCGGGTCGTCCCGCCGCCAAGCGATTCGAAGCTCGGCGGAAGTATGAACCCGCCTGCTCCGGCGTGGTCATGTACCTGGGCCTGGATCGCCGCTACGATCAGCTCAGGCACCATGACTTCGTCTTCTCTCGCGACCCGCACGAGGAGTTCGACTACATTTATAACAAGGGCGAGCCCGCGCCGGACCCGACGTGTTACTTGTGCGCGACGGCCGGCACCGAACCCGAGACCGCTCCACCGGGAGGCGAGGCGCTGTACGTCCTCGTCCATACGCCCTACCTGCGGCCGCACCACGACTGGAAGACGCTCTACCCGAAGTACCGTCGGACGATCCTCGAAAAGCTCGTGCGGACGGCCGGATTGACCGACCTGGAACGCCATATAAAGCTCGAACGCTGGTTGACGCCGCAGGATATCCACGACCGGTACCGCGTGCTGGACGGGGCGATTTACGGACTGGCAAGCCATGGCCGGCTCAACGGGGCCTTCAAGCCGTCGAATCGGAGCCCGGACGTCCCGGGGCTCTATCTCGCCGGCGGCGCGGCGCACCCCGGTCCAGGAATGCCGATGGTCTTGATGTCCGGCTGGATCGCCGCCGACGCCCTTGATTCCGACGGGCTCGTCGCGCCGGTCCGCGAAGCCCAGTCTAGGTCGGCCCCCTCCGCTCCTCCGGTAGGCGTCTCCTGA